A genomic region of Rhodococcus pyridinivorans contains the following coding sequences:
- a CDS encoding pseudouridine synthase has protein sequence MPEAPLPVRDGLNPTRLRLPENPSWETIAEFLLTRFPNDAARIAEKIESGEVVVQDGTAVTFSTPYVPREFVYLYRDPPAEPRVPFEIDVLHRDENLLVVDKPHFLATTPRGSWVTETAVVRLRKDLDLPELSPVHRLDRLTAGVLVFTVRREARRAYQMLFDGRLVEKEYEAIAPAAPRLDFPREVRSRIVKERGVLQAREVDGPVNAVTSIELVDTADDRARYRLRPETGRTHQLRVHMNSLGIPILGDNLYPEVYELEPQDYSNPLQLLARSLSFHDPITGRPTRFVSRRNLAAWSNSTPGPR, from the coding sequence GTGCCCGAAGCTCCCCTCCCCGTTCGCGACGGCCTGAACCCCACCCGCCTGCGACTGCCGGAAAATCCCAGCTGGGAGACCATAGCGGAGTTCCTGCTCACACGCTTCCCGAACGATGCGGCGCGCATCGCGGAGAAGATCGAATCCGGCGAAGTGGTCGTACAGGACGGCACAGCGGTCACATTTTCGACCCCGTACGTCCCACGCGAATTCGTGTATCTCTACCGTGATCCGCCCGCCGAACCGCGCGTTCCCTTCGAGATCGACGTCCTCCACCGTGACGAGAACCTACTCGTCGTGGACAAGCCGCACTTCCTGGCGACCACCCCGCGTGGTTCCTGGGTGACGGAGACCGCCGTGGTCCGGTTGCGCAAGGATCTGGACCTGCCCGAACTGTCCCCCGTTCATCGGCTCGATCGGCTCACGGCGGGCGTCCTGGTGTTCACCGTCCGGCGCGAGGCGCGACGCGCGTACCAGATGCTGTTCGACGGGCGTCTCGTCGAGAAGGAGTACGAGGCGATCGCCCCGGCCGCGCCGCGCCTCGACTTCCCTCGCGAGGTCCGCAGCCGCATCGTCAAGGAGCGCGGCGTGCTGCAGGCCCGCGAGGTCGACGGTCCCGTCAACGCCGTGACCTCGATCGAATTGGTGGACACGGCCGACGACCGTGCGCGTTACCGTCTGCGTCCCGAGACCGGCCGGACGCATCAACTCCGGGTACACATGAACTCGCTCGGAATCCCCATTCTCGGCGACAACCTCTATCCGGAGGTGTACGAGCTCGAGCCACAGGATTATTCGAATCCGCTGCAGCTTCTGGCCAGATCCTTGTCGTTCCACGATCCGATCACAGGTCGGCCGACCCGCTTCGTAAGCCGACGAAACCTGGCAGCATGGAGTAACAGCACACCAGGACCCCGCTGA
- a CDS encoding SRPBCC family protein — MEIGSISRTYDGRVALRFERSFPHPPEKVWRVLTDPQHLRAWFPADVEFALTPGATLEFRSTQEQTRRFGLPEGHTSMGSVLTVRPARILEYLWDTDVLHWELTPDGSGGCWLTLTHTTDDEEDALAHGAAWHAGFEVVEAQLEERPVDWSIWDRAAELSTHYQGSSG, encoded by the coding sequence ATGGAAATCGGCAGCATCTCGCGTACCTATGACGGGCGGGTGGCCCTGCGGTTCGAACGCTCGTTCCCCCACCCGCCGGAGAAGGTGTGGCGGGTCCTGACCGATCCGCAACATCTCCGCGCCTGGTTCCCTGCCGACGTCGAGTTCGCGCTCACACCCGGCGCCACACTCGAATTCCGCTCGACGCAGGAACAGACCCGCCGTTTCGGCCTGCCCGAAGGGCACACCAGCATGGGCAGTGTCCTCACGGTACGGCCCGCACGGATCCTGGAATACCTCTGGGACACCGACGTTCTGCACTGGGAACTCACTCCGGACGGCTCCGGCGGGTGCTGGCTCACCCTCACCCACACCACCGACGACGAGGAGGACGCCCTCGCACACGGCGCCGCCTGGCACGCCGGGTTCGAGGTGGTCGAGGCCCAATTGGAGGAACGCCCGGTCGACTGGTCGATCTGGGACCGCGCA